One window of the Deltaproteobacteria bacterium genome contains the following:
- a CDS encoding TIGR00730 family Rossman fold protein, which translates to MPSIRSVTVYAASAPEAPARLRAVARALGAGIAARGWLLVYGGARIGLMGEVADAALAGGGRVEGVILDTFARVAHDRLHALDTVGDMRSRKAALAHRGDAFVTLPGGFGTLEELSEILVERQLGFHAKPLVLVNVDGFWDPLLALVDRQIAAGLVRPAYRELLTVVADARAALAALDAAAARPVTGVAPDLGKLEGRG; encoded by the coding sequence ATGCCGTCCATCCGCAGCGTCACCGTGTATGCCGCCTCCGCACCCGAGGCGCCCGCTCGTCTCCGCGCGGTCGCGCGCGCGCTCGGCGCCGGCATCGCGGCGCGCGGCTGGCTCCTGGTGTACGGCGGCGCGCGGATCGGGCTCATGGGCGAAGTGGCGGACGCCGCGCTCGCCGGCGGCGGGCGGGTGGAAGGCGTCATCCTCGACACCTTCGCGCGGGTCGCCCACGATCGCCTCCACGCGCTCGACACGGTCGGCGACATGCGAAGCCGCAAGGCCGCCCTCGCCCATCGCGGCGACGCCTTCGTCACCCTGCCCGGCGGCTTCGGCACGCTCGAGGAGCTCTCGGAGATCCTGGTCGAGCGCCAGCTCGGCTTCCACGCGAAGCCGCTCGTGCTGGTGAACGTCGACGGCTTCTGGGACCCGCTACTCGCGCTCGTCGACCGGCAGATCGCCGCCGGACTCGTGCGGCCGGCGTATCGCGAGCTCCTGACGGTGGTAGCGGACGCGCGGGCCGCCCTTGCCGCGCTCGACGCGGCGGCCGCGCGCCCCGTGACGGGAGTCGCGCCCGATCTCGGCAAGCTCGAGGGTCGGGGCTAA